A stretch of the Pedobacter sp. MC2016-14 genome encodes the following:
- a CDS encoding TonB-dependent receptor: MNIQLTLNKALLTLICVFFSATLFAQTGKISGTVSDKKSGETLIGVTVKIKGTTKGVSTDSNGKYVLSAMADGKYTIEASYVGYTTKAVADVAVAGSGTTTLNIILEESNSQVLTEVKVTGQANREAETALLMTQKNSIEIKQGIGAQELSRKGVSDVEEGLTKITGITKVDGRGLFVRGLEDRYNNLLINGLAVPSNNPFKKIISLDLFPTDIVSVLETYKTFNSSLYGDFAGGTFNIVTSRGEKSQTKVNFGAGFTTNNNFRKFLISKEANSLSNYIGITGDERDLPKAFGKTPAAYQLSATEANSQFGSGFNVDEKTAPVNSSFGILHSGKIDLENQRYVKYLISVNTDNSYQIREGVDRFFSTAQGIYDNNLYTTKYKFSTNSSLLGSINYGSERLNIAFNSFYLRSTENMIQDQLGYTNSQATVNNSFIRLNQLQTTDFLNNQLFASYKLTKDDRHSIRAGISHSITKYQLPDRKSFKGARINDERTEINYSGNSIFRQYMDFDGSLFLSGLAEYNWKFGNEDLTKAHKLSLGYNGSFNKMESIFRFLVSQNLASNSVAFNTNKPDATLASEITSGNFSYREGSNATYNARMQENVNAGYADLALKINEKTDLNVGTRFEQSQRVTRYRNSGSFSDPFQRITKDNFDILPAVNFKYALTDKANFRVSASKTLTKPVIMEAFPLEFVNPDATIESGNPNVTNSKNYNIDAKYELFPTGKEMIAVTGFAKYLDNPIERLFLQTAGSGGLQITYNNSKKAMLYGAELEFLLQLERISESLSDFSFGFNTSLMFTEVTIDKLKNSSETAAIGDKNTRKLQGASPWLINADIRHESEFSKGWKSTMTVAYSIYGERIYAVGTNGLDNYYEKPFGKLDFIWNNKISNKWDVKFGIDNILNPLYKIELGENSSLPIQERDLTVKDYKRGVGFSLGLGYTF, translated from the coding sequence TTGAATATACAACTAACTCTAAACAAAGCACTTTTAACACTCATTTGTGTGTTCTTTAGTGCTACCCTTTTTGCTCAAACGGGCAAAATATCAGGTACTGTATCTGATAAAAAATCCGGAGAAACACTAATTGGTGTTACGGTAAAAATCAAAGGTACTACAAAAGGTGTATCTACCGATTCAAATGGTAAATATGTATTAAGCGCAATGGCTGATGGAAAATATACCATTGAAGCTTCTTATGTTGGTTACACAACTAAAGCTGTTGCTGATGTTGCAGTTGCCGGTAGTGGAACAACAACGTTGAACATCATTCTGGAAGAATCCAATTCACAAGTGCTCACTGAGGTTAAGGTAACAGGCCAGGCAAATAGAGAAGCTGAAACTGCGTTATTAATGACCCAAAAAAACTCCATAGAAATTAAACAGGGAATTGGTGCTCAGGAATTATCCAGGAAAGGTGTTAGTGATGTTGAAGAAGGATTAACAAAAATTACTGGTATCACTAAGGTAGATGGAAGAGGCCTTTTTGTAAGAGGATTGGAAGACAGATATAATAATTTACTGATCAACGGATTGGCGGTTCCTTCTAATAATCCGTTTAAAAAGATTATTTCATTAGATCTTTTCCCAACAGATATTGTTAGTGTGCTGGAAACATACAAAACATTTAATTCTAGCCTATACGGTGACTTTGCCGGTGGGACGTTTAATATTGTTACTTCCAGAGGTGAAAAAAGTCAGACTAAAGTGAATTTTGGTGCAGGCTTTACAACAAATAATAACTTCAGGAAATTTCTTATTTCCAAAGAAGCCAATTCTCTTTCCAATTATATTGGAATTACTGGTGATGAGCGTGATTTACCAAAGGCTTTTGGGAAAACTCCAGCCGCCTATCAACTGTCAGCTACGGAAGCTAATTCACAATTTGGTTCTGGATTTAACGTAGATGAGAAAACTGCTCCTGTTAACTCCAGCTTTGGCATTTTACATAGTGGCAAAATTGATTTGGAAAATCAACGTTATGTGAAATATTTGATATCCGTAAATACTGATAACAGCTATCAAATAAGAGAAGGAGTAGATCGTTTTTTCAGTACAGCACAAGGTATCTATGACAATAACTTATACACAACGAAGTATAAATTTTCTACCAACTCGTCTTTATTAGGCTCAATTAACTATGGCTCTGAACGTTTAAATATTGCTTTTAATAGCTTTTATTTGAGAAGCACAGAAAATATGATTCAGGATCAACTTGGGTATACCAATAGCCAGGCGACTGTAAATAACTCTTTTATAAGGTTAAATCAGTTACAAACAACAGATTTTTTAAACAATCAGTTGTTTGCCAGTTACAAACTGACTAAAGATGACAGGCATAGCATTCGTGCAGGTATTTCTCACTCAATTACTAAATACCAACTGCCAGATAGAAAATCTTTCAAAGGTGCACGTATTAATGATGAGCGTACGGAAATTAATTATTCTGGTAATAGTATTTTTAGACAGTATATGGATTTCGATGGTAGTCTTTTTCTATCGGGATTAGCTGAATACAATTGGAAATTTGGAAATGAAGATTTAACCAAAGCACATAAACTCTCTTTAGGTTACAATGGGTCATTTAATAAAATGGAATCGATTTTCAGATTTTTAGTGTCTCAGAATTTAGCTTCAAATAGTGTTGCATTTAATACTAACAAGCCTGATGCTACTTTGGCATCTGAAATAACGAGCGGGAACTTTTCTTATAGAGAAGGTTCGAATGCCACATATAACGCCAGAATGCAAGAAAATGTAAATGCAGGTTACGCAGATTTAGCTTTAAAAATAAATGAGAAAACCGATTTAAATGTTGGTACTAGGTTTGAGCAGTCTCAACGCGTAACTAGGTATAGAAACTCAGGTAGTTTTAGTGACCCTTTTCAAAGAATAACAAAGGATAATTTTGATATACTTCCTGCGGTAAACTTTAAATATGCTTTGACTGATAAAGCGAATTTCAGGGTATCAGCCTCTAAAACATTAACTAAGCCTGTAATTATGGAAGCTTTTCCATTGGAGTTTGTCAATCCAGATGCTACTATTGAAAGTGGTAATCCAAACGTTACCAACAGCAAAAATTACAATATTGATGCAAAATATGAACTGTTTCCAACTGGTAAGGAAATGATAGCAGTGACAGGTTTTGCTAAATATCTTGATAATCCAATTGAGCGTTTATTTTTGCAAACAGCTGGCAGTGGTGGCTTGCAAATTACTTACAATAATTCTAAGAAGGCAATGTTGTATGGTGCTGAGTTGGAATTTTTGCTACAATTGGAAAGAATATCCGAATCATTATCTGATTTCTCATTCGGCTTTAACACCTCCTTGATGTTCACAGAAGTGACGATTGATAAATTGAAAAATAGCTCCGAGACAGCCGCAATAGGAGATAAAAACACGAGAAAATTGCAAGGTGCATCTCCATGGTTAATCAATGCAGATATCAGACATGAATCAGAATTTAGTAAAGGTTGGAAAAGCACGATGACTGTTGCTTACAGTATCTATGGTGAACGAATATATGCAGTTGGAACAAATGGATTGGACAACTATTATGAAAAGCCTTTTGGTAAACTAGATTTCATCTGGAACAATAAAATCAGTAATAAATGGGATGTGAAGTTCGGAATCGATAATATACTGAACCCACTTTATAAAATAGAACTTGGGGAAAATAGTTCTCTGCCAATTCAGGAAAGAGACTTAACAGTTAAAGATTATAAAAGAGGCGTTGGTTTCTCTCTAGGGCTGGGTTATACATTTTAA
- a CDS encoding RNA polymerase sigma factor — translation MAQHTDQELISLIRESDYAAFEQLHARFWPELQKLAYKKIGDRQDAYDLLQDMFIEIWEKRETLNFGDRLPGWLQKRLWFKLSTYFRNQGFRKQHQDDFKVYLENENASDFDPIELKEAEAYYEDLLAAINKAIDEMPNRMREVFLLNRNEKYSVNEIADRLGLSPKTVRNQLERAILRLRKSTETYNPSALQILFILWIIKR, via the coding sequence ATGGCACAACACACAGACCAGGAGCTTATAAGTTTGATCCGAGAATCGGATTATGCTGCTTTTGAACAGCTCCATGCCCGGTTTTGGCCAGAATTACAAAAGCTTGCTTATAAAAAGATTGGCGACCGGCAGGACGCTTACGACCTGCTGCAGGACATGTTCATCGAAATATGGGAAAAAAGGGAAACCCTGAATTTTGGCGACAGGTTACCGGGTTGGTTGCAAAAGCGCCTTTGGTTTAAGCTCTCTACTTATTTCCGCAACCAGGGCTTTCGTAAACAGCATCAGGACGACTTTAAAGTTTACCTGGAAAACGAGAATGCCAGTGACTTCGATCCTATAGAACTGAAAGAAGCTGAAGCCTATTATGAAGATTTACTTGCTGCCATAAATAAGGCTATTGATGAAATGCCCAATCGTATGCGGGAGGTTTTTCTGCTCAACCGAAATGAAAAGTATTCCGTAAATGAGATTGCAGATCGTTTAGGCCTTTCTCCAAAAACTGTCCGTAACCAGTTGGAAAGGGCAATTTTGCGCTTACGCAAGTCCACTGAAACTTATAATCCTTCGGCTCTTCAAATCCTTTTCATCCTCTGGATTATTAAGCGTTAA
- a CDS encoding FecR family protein, whose product MKEQDPLNELYKSILDGSAKSGDKERLARWMARFDAPRKEIAPEELLQEQNNSLIALKAHLFPANKGMFAMFSLRSWTIAASLLLTVLAALWITQVEQHPSAEKPSLIYAYDETIAGERKIITLADGSRIFMNSASKLKYPESFKGKTREVFLEGQAYFEVNHDQAKPFIVHAGKLTVQVLGTTFDVRNYKGDADAAVTVATGKVAVKTPAVKDYWMLTPGQQLSYNQASEKALKLQVKALEYIGWKDGSLVFKNTPLQQIARELERAYGVTISIKTPALEKRKLSLRIKGENIAKVMEMLAVAGDFKYQIKNRIITLWK is encoded by the coding sequence ATGAAAGAACAAGATCCATTAAATGAATTGTACAAGTCTATCCTTGATGGATCGGCAAAGTCTGGAGATAAAGAGCGATTGGCACGCTGGATGGCCCGCTTTGACGCCCCCAGAAAAGAGATTGCTCCCGAAGAATTGCTGCAGGAGCAAAACAACTCTCTTATTGCACTGAAAGCACACCTTTTTCCCGCGAATAAAGGCATGTTTGCTATGTTTTCTCTTCGCAGCTGGACTATAGCTGCTTCATTGCTGTTAACCGTACTCGCGGCATTATGGATCACTCAGGTTGAACAGCATCCATCTGCAGAAAAGCCATCTTTAATTTATGCCTATGATGAAACGATAGCAGGAGAACGCAAGATCATTACACTGGCAGATGGCTCTAGAATATTTATGAACAGTGCCAGTAAATTAAAATACCCGGAATCTTTTAAAGGCAAAACCCGTGAGGTTTTTTTAGAGGGACAAGCTTATTTTGAGGTGAATCATGATCAGGCTAAACCCTTTATTGTACATGCTGGTAAATTAACCGTACAAGTGCTGGGAACTACCTTTGATGTACGAAACTATAAGGGTGATGCTGATGCGGCTGTTACAGTGGCCACAGGAAAGGTAGCGGTAAAAACACCTGCGGTTAAGGATTACTGGATGCTAACCCCGGGACAACAACTAAGCTACAATCAGGCATCGGAAAAAGCATTGAAGTTACAGGTGAAAGCCCTGGAATATATTGGATGGAAGGATGGCTCGCTGGTCTTTAAAAATACCCCGCTTCAGCAAATCGCCAGGGAACTGGAACGTGCTTATGGCGTAACCATTAGTATAAAAACACCGGCATTGGAAAAAAGAAAGCTAAGTCTGCGGATTAAAGGCGAGAACATTGCTAAAGTGATGGAGATGTTGGCTGTGGCAGGAGATTTCAAATATCAGATCAAAAACAGAATAATAACGCTCTGGAAATAA
- a CDS encoding TonB-dependent receptor, protein MSRLTFLSILMSLITTGLLMASGVKSQNLREAKVKMNNSSPSLESLFADLEKQSGFSFYFAEEIGKVKTDGLSKKTASLYDVLKELSNKHQLTFKQSEWMVAITAQPKPGRISGKVLDDKGEILPGASIKIVQTGQAVQSTVDGSYNLSLASGTYTIEVSYISFQTKRITDVVIKAGQLTNLNVVLNATSSTLNQVVVTGSYKKESVAALYTRQKNEAGISNGLSAEQIAVLPDKNVGETLKRISGISTTDNRRVVIRGIAERYNLAMMDGATLPSTDVQVRDFEFDIVPSNLIDNVVVSKTATPDMSFGFGGGLVQISTLAVPDNNFTTFSFGGKYVNGSTGKDFLGYGRGKNDYLGFDDGSRNHFPKDLMIFNQGNYNPTVPNAIPSPGVTLITPAMIAEQNKKIGGLERLGTRTYKTLPGQNYQFSLGRSYLLKNSRLGFVGSISYRNEQSIDNISHFGRGVWEKIGNPSYDTQTGQEIEPTFANQYNFNTSWGALFNLGWNSKNHKITSRNFYSRVFNNQFSRIVGFGNDIGFGKDLPAIREYDRPKFIDLLQNRVNGEHTFGDFRLDWNVSQSRLTNLEKDAVEAWLAPTKTLNATVYNVMPSAYNSAGAGTFNRAQYLYEETNRIAEGALSYRFNLLGQKQTAKSGYQFLRREGTYDWTVLPISTVQGGAFAYLPVQDWGKYLDFNDPLKDLFYYPAGFSQNGYKGRNTNQAIFGMLDNHFTSWARLVWGLRAEYYKYERLKNGANDIAITEQIRQSEQLQFVDPETGKIVSAFADPETEEKTWHYLPSANLTLTPLKDLNVRAAYSRSVVRPALIENSRMVRLDPAIGAYRRNEGVLSTLIDHYDLRLEWYPKPGEVISFGYFHKYFDKPVELYRTQIDASMRVYVTTQNSEWAKVDGWEFDVRKSLGFITPTWKFLDNVYVSGNLTLQSSEVQASAFQGKSMASDKYGINYEYRTKVLQKEKRPLYGQVPVLYNLGLQYDGNRLGANVAFNHMGYKTFTTGLTPDIVEYERPRNQLDAQLSYRFLKSRKLQTKLNMSNLFNNPYRFYINSNDTYKLLDKWKGMAMSAISATGVSDWADIYEWKYGFSQKYEEGYYETSADGKTKTRIGDKDTFTRRVGTSFSLSVSYSF, encoded by the coding sequence ATGTCGAGATTAACCTTTCTGTCCATTCTCATGTCCCTCATTACAACGGGATTATTGATGGCGTCTGGCGTTAAATCTCAAAACCTTCGGGAAGCGAAGGTAAAAATGAACAACAGCAGCCCTTCTCTTGAAAGCCTGTTTGCAGATCTGGAAAAACAATCTGGTTTTAGCTTTTACTTTGCCGAGGAAATTGGCAAAGTAAAAACAGATGGCTTATCAAAAAAGACAGCCAGTTTGTACGATGTACTTAAAGAACTGTCCAATAAACATCAGCTAACATTTAAGCAGTCGGAATGGATGGTGGCCATTACAGCCCAACCTAAACCGGGACGTATCTCTGGTAAAGTGCTTGACGATAAAGGAGAGATCCTTCCAGGCGCCAGTATTAAAATTGTGCAGACTGGACAAGCTGTACAGAGTACTGTTGATGGGAGTTACAATTTAAGCCTTGCTTCTGGAACTTATACCATTGAAGTGAGCTATATTTCTTTTCAAACCAAGCGCATTACAGATGTTGTGATCAAGGCTGGGCAGCTCACCAATCTCAATGTAGTACTAAATGCGACCTCAAGTACTTTAAACCAGGTGGTGGTAACGGGTAGCTATAAGAAAGAAAGTGTGGCTGCGCTTTACACTCGCCAAAAGAACGAGGCCGGTATTTCTAATGGTCTGAGTGCTGAACAGATTGCTGTACTACCAGATAAAAATGTGGGCGAAACACTCAAAAGGATCTCCGGAATTAGTACTACAGATAACCGTCGTGTAGTGATTAGGGGAATAGCAGAGCGTTATAACCTGGCCATGATGGACGGCGCAACCTTGCCAAGTACTGATGTACAGGTGCGCGACTTTGAATTTGACATTGTGCCGAGTAACCTGATTGACAATGTGGTGGTGTCTAAAACAGCAACACCTGACATGAGTTTTGGCTTTGGTGGTGGATTGGTGCAGATCAGCACCCTTGCAGTACCAGATAACAATTTTACTACTTTCAGCTTTGGTGGTAAATATGTTAACGGAAGCACAGGTAAGGATTTTCTGGGTTATGGTCGCGGTAAAAACGACTACCTTGGATTTGATGATGGCAGCCGTAACCATTTCCCCAAGGACCTGATGATTTTTAACCAGGGAAACTATAACCCAACAGTCCCAAACGCAATACCTTCACCAGGTGTTACACTAATTACGCCGGCCATGATTGCAGAACAGAACAAAAAGATAGGTGGCTTAGAACGTTTGGGTACGAGAACTTACAAAACTTTGCCGGGACAGAATTATCAATTTAGCCTTGGACGTAGCTATCTGCTCAAGAACAGTCGCCTGGGTTTTGTAGGCTCTATCAGCTATCGCAATGAGCAATCAATAGATAACATCTCTCATTTTGGCCGCGGGGTCTGGGAAAAAATAGGCAACCCGTCTTATGATACACAGACTGGACAGGAAATAGAACCTACGTTTGCGAACCAATATAATTTTAATACGAGTTGGGGAGCACTTTTTAACCTGGGATGGAACTCTAAAAATCACAAAATCACGTCCCGAAATTTTTATTCCCGTGTTTTTAACAACCAGTTTTCGCGCATAGTGGGTTTTGGTAATGACATCGGTTTTGGAAAAGACTTGCCTGCTATCCGTGAATATGATCGTCCGAAGTTTATTGATCTGTTGCAGAACAGAGTGAACGGCGAGCATACTTTTGGCGACTTCCGTTTAGACTGGAATGTTTCGCAAAGTAGGTTGACCAACCTGGAAAAGGATGCCGTAGAAGCATGGTTGGCCCCAACTAAGACATTGAATGCTACAGTCTATAACGTTATGCCCAGTGCTTATAATAGCGCCGGGGCCGGGACATTTAATAGGGCGCAGTACCTTTACGAAGAAACCAATAGGATTGCGGAAGGTGCGTTAAGCTACCGTTTTAACCTGTTAGGCCAGAAACAAACTGCTAAGTCTGGTTACCAATTTCTACGCCGCGAAGGTACCTACGACTGGACAGTGTTGCCAATTAGTACGGTACAAGGGGGCGCATTCGCTTATTTGCCTGTACAGGACTGGGGTAAGTACCTGGATTTTAACGACCCGCTAAAGGATCTGTTTTATTATCCCGCCGGTTTTTCGCAGAACGGCTACAAGGGTAGAAATACCAATCAAGCCATTTTTGGGATGTTGGACAACCATTTTACAAGTTGGGCACGCCTGGTATGGGGTCTTCGTGCGGAATACTATAAGTATGAGCGGTTAAAAAATGGTGCAAACGACATTGCGATTACCGAGCAGATCAGACAAAGCGAACAACTTCAATTTGTTGATCCGGAAACGGGTAAGATTGTGAGTGCTTTTGCCGATCCTGAAACGGAAGAAAAAACCTGGCATTACCTGCCTTCGGCAAACCTGACACTTACTCCGTTAAAGGATTTGAATGTCCGTGCCGCTTATTCACGGTCGGTTGTGAGACCTGCACTGATTGAAAATTCCCGAATGGTTCGTCTTGATCCTGCTATTGGGGCTTATCGCCGTAATGAAGGTGTACTTTCTACATTGATTGACCATTATGACCTTCGTCTTGAGTGGTATCCGAAACCCGGAGAAGTCATCTCCTTCGGTTATTTTCATAAATACTTTGATAAACCAGTGGAACTGTACCGGACCCAGATTGATGCCAGCATGCGGGTGTATGTAACCACTCAGAACTCGGAATGGGCAAAGGTAGATGGCTGGGAGTTTGACGTTCGCAAAAGCCTGGGTTTTATAACACCAACATGGAAATTCCTGGACAATGTGTATGTAAGCGGAAACCTGACCTTGCAAAGTTCGGAAGTGCAGGCCAGCGCGTTCCAGGGTAAAAGTATGGCTAGTGATAAGTATGGCATAAACTATGAATACCGTACTAAGGTGTTACAAAAAGAGAAAAGGCCGCTGTATGGACAGGTCCCTGTATTGTACAATTTGGGACTGCAATATGATGGAAACCGGCTCGGCGCCAATGTTGCTTTTAACCATATGGGCTACAAGACCTTTACAACGGGCTTAACACCGGATATTGTAGAATATGAACGTCCAAGAAACCAGTTGGATGCGCAATTGAGCTATCGCTTTTTAAAGAGCAGAAAGCTGCAAACAAAATTGAACATGAGCAACCTGTTTAATAATCCTTATCGTTTTTACATCAACAGCAATGATACTTATAAGCTATTGGACAAATGGAAAGGCATGGCAATGTCGGCAATTAGTGCAACTGGTGTATCTGACTGGGCCGATATCTATGAATGGAAATATGGCTTTTCGCAGAAATACGAGGAAGGTTATTACGAGACTTCGGCAGACGGGAAGACTAAAACGCGCATTGGCGATAAAGATACTTTTACGCGTAGAGTCGGCACTTCGTTTAGCCTTTCTGTTTCTTACTCTTTCTAA
- a CDS encoding alkaline phosphatase, with amino-acid sequence MVIKNLFQYTLSLCLLFSLQAGAQSVLSPNSGHSHNDYHQNIPLLKAYYAGMGSIEADVFLKNGQLYVAHDTTEITEDATLKKLYLEPLAKLYAKNGNKPYAKAGMKLQLVVDIKTDYQHVLPVLIAQLKAYNNTFNSSKNPDAIQIAISGDMPVPAAFKNYPDYISFDGRPNVKYTADQLKQVAMISDDLKNYTDWNGKGTPTPGDAIKLKAVIDQAHQMKKPFRFWASQDSPNTWVELEKLGVDWINTDVPEKLRDFYTGRDKLTYTNPIAYPVYTPSYKVDGLKKRVKNVILLIGDGMGLAQIHAGWIANHGDLNMTRMQNSGFSQTGAANSGNTDSAAGGSAMAMGEKTNNRYIGMGTDGKPRTNLPDTLAGYGIKSGLISSGDITDATPAAFYAHQSDRSYSKAIAKDFLNGHVDVLVGSNQKSFLENPDASLMGRLKNKGYTLNGSIEEFNKQSNGKQLVLLPDSATRPVKDGRGDMLVQSLKKTIALLTNKKGFFIMAEGAQIDYGGHSNDLKYVVTELHDFDKMVSAAIQFADHDGETLVVVTADHETGGLTLLEASAADGRIQGEFSTNDHTNIMVPVFAYGPQSSEFRGTYQNTEIFKKILKVLAPYR; translated from the coding sequence ATGGTAATTAAAAATCTATTCCAATACACATTGAGCCTTTGCCTGCTATTTTCCCTGCAGGCAGGGGCTCAGTCTGTATTGTCTCCCAATAGCGGACACAGTCACAACGACTATCACCAAAACATCCCCCTGCTGAAAGCATATTATGCGGGTATGGGTTCTATAGAGGCTGATGTTTTTTTAAAAAATGGTCAGCTCTATGTAGCGCACGATACTACCGAAATTACTGAAGATGCAACCTTAAAAAAGTTATACCTGGAACCCCTGGCAAAGCTTTATGCTAAAAACGGCAACAAACCTTATGCAAAAGCAGGTATGAAACTGCAATTGGTGGTAGACATAAAAACCGACTACCAACATGTGCTTCCTGTGTTAATTGCCCAATTAAAAGCTTATAACAATACCTTTAACAGCAGCAAAAATCCCGATGCCATACAAATTGCCATCAGCGGAGATATGCCTGTACCTGCAGCATTTAAAAACTATCCAGATTATATTTCTTTTGATGGACGTCCAAATGTCAAGTATACCGCCGATCAGCTGAAACAGGTTGCCATGATTAGCGATGACCTGAAAAACTACACCGACTGGAATGGTAAGGGCACACCAACACCTGGCGATGCAATTAAATTAAAAGCAGTAATTGATCAGGCACACCAAATGAAAAAACCTTTCAGGTTTTGGGCCAGCCAGGATAGTCCGAATACATGGGTTGAACTGGAAAAACTTGGTGTAGACTGGATCAATACAGATGTACCGGAAAAACTACGGGATTTTTATACCGGTAGAGATAAACTGACCTATACAAATCCAATAGCTTACCCGGTTTATACGCCATCTTATAAAGTTGACGGGCTTAAAAAGCGAGTTAAGAATGTAATCCTGTTGATTGGCGATGGCATGGGCCTGGCACAAATCCACGCCGGTTGGATTGCCAACCATGGAGACCTGAACATGACCAGGATGCAAAACAGCGGCTTTTCACAAACAGGCGCTGCAAACTCCGGAAATACAGATTCTGCCGCTGGTGGGTCTGCAATGGCAATGGGCGAAAAAACAAACAACCGTTACATTGGGATGGGTACAGATGGTAAACCAAGGACCAACCTTCCAGACACCTTAGCCGGCTATGGAATTAAAAGTGGCCTGATTAGTTCAGGAGACATTACTGATGCTACACCTGCCGCTTTCTATGCCCATCAGTCAGACCGAAGTTACAGCAAGGCCATTGCAAAAGATTTTTTAAACGGACATGTGGACGTACTGGTGGGATCAAACCAGAAAAGCTTTTTAGAAAACCCGGATGCCTCCTTAATGGGAAGGCTTAAAAACAAAGGCTATACCTTAAATGGTTCTATAGAAGAATTCAACAAACAAAGTAATGGCAAACAATTGGTTTTACTTCCAGATTCAGCCACGCGTCCGGTAAAGGATGGCCGGGGAGATATGCTGGTACAATCGCTTAAAAAAACCATTGCACTGTTAACTAATAAAAAAGGGTTCTTCATCATGGCCGAGGGTGCTCAAATTGATTACGGAGGACACAGTAACGATTTAAAATATGTGGTTACGGAACTGCATGATTTTGACAAAATGGTATCCGCCGCTATACAATTTGCAGATCATGATGGCGAGACCTTAGTGGTAGTTACTGCCGATCATGAAACCGGAGGATTAACGCTCTTAGAAGCTTCGGCTGCTGATGGCAGGATCCAGGGCGAATTTAGCACCAATGACCATACCAATATCATGGTGCCGGTATTTGCATACGGCCCACAGTCTTCTGAATTTAGAGGTACCTATCAAAATACAGAGATCTTTAAAAAGATTCTTAAAGTATTAGCACCCTACCGATAG